From a single Herbiconiux sp. SALV-R1 genomic region:
- a CDS encoding cell wall-binding repeat-containing protein has translation MAGGAAVLLATGLISATGGAASAAVSAAPVTTVDAQALLPVERIAGDDRFGTSAAISAASVEPGVETLFIASGESFPDALAGAPLAGAERSAVLLTARDSLPDAVRAEIRRLEPQRIVVFGGTGTISARVADELQGLAATGEVDRLAGTDRFSTSAAISKASTEQGVPTVFVASGESFPDALSGAPIAGSAGAPVLLTARDSLPGSVRAELQRLKPTRIVLFGGAGTISDAVADELRTLATSGDVSRLAGADRYSTSAAISGSSIAAGAPVAFVASGESFPDALSGAPFAGLSDAPVLLTARGSLPDSVRGELIRLQPQKIVLFGGPGTISDAVAKQLASLRLQSSLAVSKLQAVAESHRVGLAWENPADAAFAGVSIRRSSDGTPPATPFSGEAVATLDDRAATSYVDETVAPGSGYQYSVFALDASGAIGAAVSVGVDTTGVAELSAAVTVSAGSAATVGLSEGIDRVERIDPWTSADGLLTALVTEGGSLQISASRTVESGETDALITGSGCRAETCGVAFAATISVSTLTLAEAARVEYAFTEPSADRVAEATLTVAGGSALADELLVTLGTDVEPGQAWQAESIAAVTGALVTASFEELGVYELRWPEPPADLAALIGQIASTEGVAEVSRSILAPIGDQALPPGDWNDDGQAGTWHLRQVRAPQAWDSSTGTDVPVGIVDGGTVADDHEDLNVASVLHAKQPDEHATHVAGLACAAANGKGVVGAAWGCPVTSIGLGSLGSDTDRDSWLRAYKTIFESAAVMAASDQVRVVNMSLGRNTEEGGCVSKALNDELNAEVSEAAGMFRRLFNGATGRDIVWTLSAGNNCGVGVHSPMGKSWALPNVISVAANNSDGTLAWFSNYGPEVEVSAGGGYGIGLAGGDEGVWSTTSTQSGCGLFGWFRCRGYGQMAGTSMAAPIVAGVAALVIGARPELTAAEVGSCIVSTAGTNTPTVKKRTDEKDTKPLPYAGSIPVVDAEAAVACAKEGPTGGDVLLLGGGDRTASGNGTDMGDLAAAFASFGRTVARAETMPDDLSGFGQIWYVDTNALSGEEVDRLVDYVAAGNGVYLTGEWGCCSSTDTSIEVINRVTTGGDVAFAGEDGNDVLFTSTGPKSLRTSPNAVNELLASSPGSLSGVAPRNTVGVADDPSRAVVAAWNGSDVEGGGKVAIVMDINWVAQQYRGPAWKPFVENLVACLD, from the coding sequence ATGGCCGGGGGCGCAGCGGTGCTGCTCGCAACCGGACTGATCTCGGCGACCGGCGGTGCCGCATCCGCAGCGGTCTCGGCCGCCCCGGTGACCACCGTCGACGCCCAGGCGCTGCTTCCCGTCGAGCGCATCGCAGGCGACGACCGCTTCGGCACCTCCGCCGCCATCAGTGCCGCGAGCGTCGAGCCCGGCGTCGAGACCCTCTTCATCGCCAGTGGGGAGAGCTTTCCCGACGCGCTCGCCGGCGCGCCGCTCGCCGGTGCCGAGAGGTCCGCGGTGCTCCTGACCGCTCGCGACAGCCTTCCCGACGCCGTGCGTGCCGAGATCCGACGCCTCGAGCCGCAACGCATCGTCGTGTTCGGAGGCACCGGCACCATCAGCGCTCGCGTCGCCGACGAGCTCCAGGGCCTTGCCGCGACGGGCGAGGTCGACCGTCTCGCCGGAACGGATCGGTTCTCCACCTCGGCGGCGATCAGCAAGGCGAGCACGGAGCAGGGTGTGCCGACGGTGTTCGTCGCGAGCGGCGAGTCGTTCCCCGACGCACTCTCCGGTGCGCCCATCGCGGGTAGTGCAGGCGCCCCCGTGCTCCTGACCGCTCGCGACTCCCTCCCGGGCAGTGTGCGGGCCGAGCTGCAGCGGCTGAAGCCGACCCGCATCGTGCTGTTCGGCGGTGCAGGCACCATCAGCGACGCTGTGGCCGACGAACTCCGCACGCTCGCCACGAGCGGTGACGTCTCGCGCCTCGCCGGTGCCGACCGCTACTCCACCTCGGCCGCCATCAGCGGCTCCTCCATCGCCGCGGGTGCCCCGGTGGCCTTCGTCGCGAGCGGCGAATCGTTCCCCGACGCCCTCTCCGGCGCACCTTTCGCCGGGCTCTCGGATGCGCCGGTACTGCTCACCGCCCGCGGATCGCTCCCCGACAGTGTGCGCGGTGAGCTCATCCGTCTGCAGCCGCAGAAGATCGTGCTCTTCGGCGGACCAGGCACGATCAGCGACGCCGTCGCCAAGCAGCTCGCGTCGCTCAGGCTGCAGAGCTCGCTCGCGGTGTCGAAGCTTCAGGCGGTCGCGGAGTCGCACCGTGTCGGCCTCGCCTGGGAGAACCCCGCCGATGCCGCGTTCGCCGGGGTGAGCATCCGTCGTTCCTCCGACGGCACGCCACCGGCCACACCGTTCTCGGGCGAGGCGGTCGCGACCCTCGACGACCGCGCCGCGACCTCCTACGTCGACGAGACGGTGGCGCCCGGTTCGGGCTACCAGTACTCGGTGTTCGCCCTCGACGCCTCGGGCGCGATCGGTGCCGCTGTCTCGGTGGGGGTCGACACGACCGGGGTCGCCGAGCTCTCCGCCGCGGTGACGGTCTCCGCAGGCTCTGCTGCGACCGTCGGCCTGTCGGAAGGCATCGACAGGGTCGAGCGGATCGACCCGTGGACCTCCGCCGACGGCCTGCTCACAGCACTCGTCACCGAGGGTGGTTCACTGCAGATCAGTGCATCGCGCACGGTCGAGAGCGGTGAGACGGATGCGCTCATCACCGGTTCGGGATGTCGCGCCGAGACGTGCGGAGTCGCCTTCGCCGCGACCATCTCGGTGTCGACGCTCACGCTCGCCGAGGCTGCCCGGGTCGAGTACGCGTTCACCGAGCCCTCGGCCGACCGGGTCGCCGAGGCGACCCTCACCGTCGCCGGCGGCTCGGCGCTCGCCGACGAACTCCTCGTCACGCTGGGCACCGACGTCGAACCGGGCCAGGCGTGGCAGGCCGAGAGCATCGCCGCGGTGACCGGAGCGCTCGTCACCGCGTCGTTCGAAGAGCTCGGGGTCTACGAGCTGCGATGGCCCGAGCCGCCCGCCGACCTGGCCGCACTCATCGGCCAAATCGCGTCGACCGAAGGGGTCGCCGAGGTGAGCCGGTCGATCCTCGCACCGATCGGCGATCAGGCGCTGCCGCCGGGCGACTGGAACGACGACGGGCAGGCGGGCACCTGGCACCTGCGTCAGGTGCGCGCACCCCAGGCCTGGGACTCCTCGACCGGAACGGACGTGCCGGTCGGAATCGTCGATGGCGGCACGGTCGCCGACGACCACGAAGACCTGAATGTGGCATCGGTCCTCCACGCGAAGCAGCCCGACGAGCATGCCACCCACGTCGCCGGTCTCGCCTGCGCCGCCGCGAATGGCAAGGGCGTCGTCGGGGCGGCATGGGGCTGCCCCGTCACGAGCATCGGGCTCGGCTCGCTGGGCTCGGACACCGACAGGGACTCCTGGCTTCGCGCCTACAAGACGATCTTCGAGTCGGCGGCGGTGATGGCCGCATCCGATCAGGTGCGTGTCGTCAACATGAGTCTCGGGCGGAACACCGAGGAAGGCGGGTGCGTCTCGAAGGCGCTCAACGACGAACTCAACGCCGAGGTGTCGGAGGCCGCAGGCATGTTCCGCCGCCTCTTCAACGGCGCAACCGGCCGCGACATCGTGTGGACGCTGTCGGCGGGCAACAACTGCGGTGTCGGTGTGCACAGCCCGATGGGCAAGAGCTGGGCCCTGCCCAACGTCATCTCCGTCGCCGCCAACAACTCCGACGGCACCCTTGCCTGGTTCTCGAACTACGGGCCCGAGGTCGAGGTGTCGGCCGGGGGCGGGTACGGGATCGGACTCGCCGGCGGTGACGAGGGCGTGTGGAGCACCACAAGCACTCAGAGCGGATGCGGACTGTTCGGCTGGTTCCGCTGCCGCGGCTACGGTCAGATGGCGGGAACCTCGATGGCGGCGCCCATCGTCGCGGGTGTCGCCGCGCTCGTCATCGGCGCCCGCCCTGAGCTCACGGCAGCGGAGGTGGGGAGCTGCATCGTCTCGACGGCCGGAACCAACACCCCGACGGTGAAGAAGCGAACCGACGAGAAGGACACCAAGCCGCTGCCCTATGCCGGGTCGATCCCTGTCGTCGACGCCGAGGCGGCGGTCGCCTGTGCGAAGGAGGGGCCCACGGGCGGCGACGTGCTGCTGCTCGGAGGAGGTGACCGCACCGCATCCGGGAACGGCACCGACATGGGTGACCTCGCTGCTGCGTTCGCCTCCTTCGGTCGCACAGTGGCGCGCGCGGAGACCATGCCCGACGACCTCTCCGGGTTCGGGCAGATCTGGTACGTCGACACGAACGCGCTGAGCGGCGAGGAAGTCGATCGGCTCGTCGACTACGTCGCGGCGGGCAACGGGGTGTACCTCACCGGCGAGTGGGGCTGCTGCTCGTCGACCGACACGAGCATCGAGGTCATCAACAGGGTGACCACCGGCGGCGACGTGGCGTTCGCGGGCGAGGACGGGAACGACGTGCTCTTCACGAGCACCGGGCCGAAGTCGCTCCGAACCAGCCCGAACGCGGTGAACGAGCTGCTCGCCAGTTCGCCGGGCAGCCTCTCCGGGGTTGCGCCCCGCAACACGGTCGGGGTGGCGGACGACCCGTCGCGTGCCGTCGTGGCCGCCTGGAACGGCTCCGACGTCGAAGGCGGCGGCAAGGTCGCCATCGTCATGGACATCAACTGGGTCGCCCAGCAATACCGCGGCCCCGCCTGGAAACCCTTCGTCGAGAACCTCGTCGCCTGCCTCGACTAA
- a CDS encoding SDR family oxidoreductase, whose protein sequence is MPRPHPDLTLPDLTGRRALVTGASDGIGLVIATRLAAAGASLVLPVRNRAKGERAVATILESAPEASVTLHDLDLSSLASVAALGDELRASGDPIHLLINNAGVMTPPDRQETADGFELQFGTNHLGHVALVGELLPLLRAGRARVTSQISVAANSGAVNWDDPNWTHSYNGMRAYSSSKIAFGLFALELDRRSRAEGWGISSNLSHPGVAPTSLLAARPELGRSTDAAGRRLIRFLSARGILVGTVDSAALPALYAATSPDAVGGRLYGPRGLGHVGGAPAEQPLYSRLTSPADAARLWDLSLQLTGVPIR, encoded by the coding sequence ATGCCACGCCCCCACCCCGACCTCACCCTCCCCGACCTCACCGGTCGCCGCGCCCTCGTCACAGGGGCCAGCGACGGCATCGGCCTCGTCATCGCCACCCGCCTCGCGGCCGCGGGTGCGTCGCTCGTGCTGCCGGTGCGCAACCGTGCCAAGGGCGAGCGGGCTGTCGCGACGATTCTCGAGTCGGCTCCGGAGGCGTCGGTCACCCTGCACGACCTCGACCTGTCGTCGCTGGCCTCGGTGGCCGCTCTCGGTGACGAGCTCCGCGCATCCGGAGACCCGATCCACCTGCTCATCAACAACGCAGGGGTCATGACCCCGCCCGACCGGCAGGAGACCGCCGACGGCTTCGAGCTGCAGTTCGGCACCAACCACCTCGGTCACGTCGCCCTCGTCGGCGAACTGCTGCCGCTGCTGCGTGCCGGGCGTGCGCGGGTGACCTCGCAGATCAGCGTCGCCGCGAACTCGGGCGCCGTGAACTGGGACGACCCCAACTGGACGCATTCCTACAACGGCATGCGCGCCTACAGCAGCTCGAAGATCGCCTTCGGCCTCTTCGCGCTCGAGCTCGACCGCCGCAGCCGCGCGGAGGGCTGGGGCATCTCGAGCAACCTCTCCCACCCGGGCGTCGCCCCCACGAGCCTGCTCGCGGCACGGCCCGAGCTCGGTCGCTCGACCGACGCGGCGGGGCGCCGGCTCATCCGCTTCCTGTCTGCGCGGGGCATCCTGGTCGGCACCGTCGACTCGGCAGCCCTCCCCGCCCTCTACGCCGCCACCAGCCCGGATGCGGTCGGCGGCCGCCTCTACGGCCCCCGCGGCCTCGGCCACGTCGGCGGTGCCCCCGCCGAACAGCCCCTCTACTCCCGCCTCACCTCCCCCGCCGACGCCGCCCGCCTCTGGGACCTCTCCCTGCAACTGACGGGGGTGCCCATCCGCTGA
- a CDS encoding MFS transporter, with amino-acid sequence MSSYATLLKTRGVARIIAAQLTARFPFGMLSLAFLLHIEHTYESYGVAGLVLAALSIGQAIAGPLTSRLMGVWGMRPVIISTMVVCALAITTIALFPIGIAADMVVAFVAGLTMPPIQPAVRTIYPKMVNSQQLTPLFSLDASAQEIIWILGPVVTTFVSLQIGTQWGILLAVAFLLGGGVWFVTSPELGRVRIPRSKRKLGVVLKKPPVLLATIVGFLLVAACAAIEAGVVSTFGEGGAEAGFVLAVFAIGSLVGGLALGHKPIGPWALARRMAIVFLGTAIAAAWLNVWWLAVMLFIAGIGIAPALAVMFAIVSASVRFSDTAEAYGWVGTGQLIGAALGSSLAGFLIDGIGSVGAFLVAAGLALLGFIVPFAGKRFHPDLRGRDASPIPDTEPVGMVN; translated from the coding sequence ATGAGCAGCTACGCCACCCTTCTGAAGACGCGCGGAGTCGCGCGCATCATCGCTGCTCAGCTCACCGCGCGGTTCCCGTTCGGCATGCTGTCGCTGGCGTTCCTGCTGCACATCGAGCACACCTACGAGTCGTACGGGGTGGCGGGTCTCGTGCTCGCCGCGCTCAGCATCGGCCAGGCCATCGCGGGGCCGCTGACGAGCCGGTTGATGGGTGTGTGGGGGATGCGCCCGGTCATCATCAGCACGATGGTCGTCTGCGCCCTCGCCATCACGACGATCGCCCTGTTCCCCATCGGCATCGCCGCCGACATGGTGGTGGCGTTCGTCGCGGGGCTCACGATGCCGCCCATCCAGCCCGCGGTGCGCACGATCTACCCGAAGATGGTGAACTCGCAGCAGCTCACCCCGCTGTTCTCGCTCGACGCCTCGGCGCAGGAGATCATCTGGATCCTCGGCCCCGTCGTCACCACCTTCGTCTCCCTGCAGATCGGCACCCAGTGGGGCATCCTGCTCGCGGTGGCCTTCCTCCTCGGCGGTGGCGTCTGGTTCGTGACGAGCCCTGAGCTCGGGCGGGTGCGCATCCCTCGTTCCAAGCGCAAACTCGGCGTGGTGCTGAAGAAGCCGCCGGTGCTGCTCGCGACCATCGTGGGCTTCCTCCTCGTCGCCGCGTGCGCCGCCATCGAGGCCGGAGTCGTGTCGACGTTCGGCGAGGGCGGTGCGGAAGCGGGCTTCGTGCTCGCGGTCTTCGCGATCGGCTCGCTCGTCGGCGGTCTCGCCCTCGGCCACAAGCCGATCGGGCCCTGGGCGCTGGCGCGCCGCATGGCGATCGTGTTCCTCGGCACCGCGATCGCCGCCGCCTGGCTCAACGTGTGGTGGCTCGCCGTCATGCTCTTCATCGCGGGGATCGGCATCGCTCCCGCCCTCGCGGTGATGTTCGCCATCGTGTCGGCCAGCGTGCGCTTCAGCGACACGGCGGAGGCCTACGGATGGGTCGGCACCGGCCAGCTCATCGGTGCGGCCCTCGGGTCGTCGCTCGCCGGCTTCCTCATCGACGGCATCGGATCGGTGGGCGCGTTCCTCGTGGCGGCGGGGCTGGCGCTGCTCGGGTTCATCGTGCCGTTCGCGGGCAAGCGCTTCCACCCCGATCTACGCGGGCGCGACGCGAGCCCCATCCCCGACACCGAGCCCGTGGGCATGGTCAACTAG
- a CDS encoding helix-turn-helix transcriptional regulator, giving the protein MDIDRAGLAEFLRRRRESLQPSDVGLPQGVRRRTSGLRREEVAVLCNMSADYYSRLERERGPQPSEQMIASIAQGLHLSLAERDHLFRLAGHNPPAQGGAGEHISPGMLRILDRLDDTPAEIVTELGETLRQSRLGVALTGDLTRYTGPERSLGFRWFTRADTRELYAPEEHEFLTRLFTAGLRELATKRGPGSRAAGFVDLLLERSPEFRATWALHEVGLRPRDTKHFVHPELGELELTCQSLVDAESSQMLLVYTAVPGSESHEKLQLLSVIGTQALRS; this is encoded by the coding sequence ATGGACATCGACCGAGCCGGCCTCGCCGAGTTCCTCCGCCGGCGCCGCGAGTCGCTGCAGCCGAGCGACGTCGGGCTGCCCCAGGGCGTGCGTCGGCGCACGAGTGGACTCCGCCGTGAAGAGGTCGCGGTGCTGTGCAACATGTCGGCCGACTACTACTCCAGGCTCGAGCGCGAACGCGGGCCGCAGCCCTCGGAGCAGATGATCGCCTCGATCGCCCAGGGTCTGCACCTCTCGCTCGCCGAACGCGACCACTTGTTCCGCCTGGCCGGGCACAACCCTCCCGCGCAGGGCGGGGCGGGGGAACACATCAGCCCGGGCATGCTGCGCATTCTCGACCGACTCGACGACACCCCGGCCGAGATCGTCACCGAGCTGGGCGAGACGCTGCGGCAGAGCAGGCTCGGTGTCGCGCTCACCGGCGACCTCACGCGCTACACCGGGCCCGAACGCAGCCTCGGGTTCCGGTGGTTCACGCGTGCCGACACCCGCGAGCTGTACGCGCCCGAGGAGCACGAGTTCCTCACCCGTCTGTTCACCGCGGGCCTCCGCGAACTCGCCACGAAGCGCGGGCCGGGCTCACGGGCAGCCGGGTTCGTCGATCTGCTGCTGGAGCGCAGCCCCGAGTTCCGCGCCACCTGGGCGCTGCACGAGGTCGGCCTGCGGCCGCGTGACACCAAGCACTTCGTGCACCCCGAACTCGGCGAGCTCGAGCTGACGTGCCAGAGCCTCGTCGACGCGGAGAGCTCGCAGATGCTGCTCGTGTACACCGCGGTTCCCGGCAGCGAGAGCCACGAGAAGCTGCAGCTGCTCTCGGTGATCGGGACGCAGGCGCTGCGCAGCTAA
- a CDS encoding aldo/keto reductase gives MVDALSPVLTLNDGTLMPQLGLGVYKTSDDEATDAVAVALENGYRLIDTASMYLNEHGVGEGVRRSGVPRDEVFVTTKVWHTDNGYDSTLRSFDESLAALGFDYVDAYLIHWPAPLRDRYVDTWRALAALKAEGRVRSIGVANFHPQHVSRLIDETGVVPAVNQVELHPWLPQHVLRAFDAELDIVTQAWSPLARGHVLEPAHGGSVLARLGEKHGKSPAQIVLRWHVQSGIAVIPKSVTPARIRENIDVFDFALDSDDLAAIAALETGERTGVDPDDRN, from the coding sequence ATGGTCGACGCGCTCTCCCCGGTACTCACCCTCAACGACGGCACCCTCATGCCGCAGCTGGGCCTCGGCGTCTACAAGACCAGCGACGACGAAGCGACGGATGCTGTCGCCGTCGCCCTGGAGAACGGTTACCGCCTCATCGACACGGCATCGATGTACCTCAACGAACATGGTGTGGGTGAGGGAGTGCGTCGCAGCGGGGTGCCGCGTGACGAGGTGTTCGTCACCACCAAGGTCTGGCACACCGACAACGGCTACGACTCGACGCTGCGCTCCTTCGACGAGTCGCTCGCGGCGCTCGGGTTCGACTACGTCGACGCGTACCTCATCCACTGGCCCGCGCCGCTGCGCGACCGCTACGTCGACACCTGGCGCGCGCTCGCGGCGCTGAAGGCCGAGGGACGGGTGCGCTCGATCGGCGTCGCGAACTTCCACCCGCAGCACGTCTCGCGGCTCATCGACGAGACCGGGGTGGTGCCGGCCGTGAACCAGGTGGAGCTGCATCCGTGGCTCCCCCAGCACGTGCTGCGCGCCTTCGACGCCGAGCTCGACATCGTCACTCAGGCATGGTCGCCGCTCGCGCGCGGCCACGTGCTCGAGCCGGCGCACGGCGGTTCGGTGCTCGCAAGGCTGGGTGAGAAGCACGGCAAGAGCCCCGCGCAGATCGTGCTGCGCTGGCACGTGCAGAGCGGCATCGCGGTGATTCCGAAGTCGGTGACGCCTGCGCGCATCCGGGAGAACATCGACGTGTTCGACTTCGCGCTCGACTCCGACGACCTCGCCGCCATCGCCGCGCTCGAGACGGGAGAGCGCACGGGGGTCGACCCCGACGACCGCAACTGA